In one window of Ruminococcus albus AD2013 DNA:
- a CDS encoding deoxyguanosinetriphosphate triphosphohydrolase, whose amino-acid sequence MLPREQWEQFEHSILCEKAAFSDNSAGRERKEEKCPLRSEYRRDRDRILHCNSFRRLKHKTQVFLSPAGDHYRTRLTHTLEVSQIAGTIARALRLNEDLTEAIALGHDLGHTPFGHAGERMLNELSPYGFHHYEQSLRVVDKLEKEGRGLNLTHEVRDGILKHTNAVAKTYEGYVVRFADVIAYINHDIDDSIRAGILREDDIPSKITSVLGHSKSSRITTLVSSLIECGLNGEAGDEDSLKMTPEVETAYKALHKFMFDSVYTNPVCKSEERKAQDMIAYLYKYYTDHLERLPAMYMNLAYHYGIDMAVCDYISGMTDVFAVETFKELFIPAAWMIK is encoded by the coding sequence ATGCTGCCCAGAGAACAGTGGGAACAGTTTGAACATAGTATCCTTTGTGAAAAAGCCGCTTTCTCGGATAATTCCGCTGGAAGAGAAAGGAAAGAGGAAAAATGCCCCCTGCGTTCGGAATACAGGCGCGACAGGGACAGGATACTCCACTGCAATTCTTTCAGAAGGCTGAAACACAAAACACAGGTGTTCTTGTCTCCTGCGGGAGATCATTACCGTACCCGCCTTACACATACACTTGAAGTCAGCCAGATAGCAGGCACCATAGCCCGCGCACTCAGGCTGAACGAGGATCTGACCGAAGCCATCGCGCTGGGTCACGACCTTGGGCATACACCTTTCGGTCATGCGGGTGAGCGTATGCTGAACGAACTCAGCCCCTACGGATTTCATCATTACGAGCAAAGCCTGCGCGTGGTGGATAAGCTGGAAAAGGAGGGCAGGGGACTTAACCTTACCCATGAGGTCAGGGACGGAATACTTAAACATACCAACGCCGTCGCAAAGACCTATGAAGGCTACGTCGTTCGCTTTGCCGATGTTATAGCCTATATAAACCACGATATCGACGATTCCATCAGGGCGGGGATACTAAGAGAGGATGATATCCCCTCAAAGATAACTTCGGTTCTCGGTCATTCAAAATCCTCGCGTATCACAACACTCGTAAGTTCGCTGATAGAATGTGGACTTAACGGCGAAGCGGGTGACGAGGATTCGCTGAAAATGACACCCGAGGTGGAAACTGCATATAAAGCGCTGCACAAGTTCATGTTCGACAGCGTGTATACAAATCCTGTCTGCAAATCAGAAGAACGCAAGGCGCAGGATATGATAGCATATCTATACAAATATTATACCGACCATCTTGAAAGACTGCCCGCAATGTATATGAATCTTGCATATCATTACGGAATAGATATG
- a CDS encoding YigZ family protein, with the protein MNYKTVYGCAQGTYTEKKSDFIGQIAPVKTAEQAIAFIEKIKAENRKARHNVYAYVVREGNVSRYSDDGEPQGTGGVPVLDVINKAGLTDVCVVVTRYFGGILLGANGLVRAYSQACSLAISEADILNMYECSMISFSCDYNLYGKIKYILPDHEVITQREDFADTVDMELLVKTELCDAFLKKLTDISNGQLKYEIQEGLWADFSVNNR; encoded by the coding sequence ATGAACTACAAAACGGTCTACGGTTGTGCCCAAGGCACTTATACCGAGAAAAAAAGCGATTTTATAGGGCAGATAGCTCCCGTTAAAACAGCCGAACAGGCTATCGCTTTTATCGAGAAGATAAAGGCTGAGAACCGCAAGGCAAGGCATAATGTTTATGCCTATGTTGTGCGCGAGGGCAATGTTTCACGTTATTCCGATGACGGCGAACCCCAGGGAACAGGCGGGGTGCCCGTGCTTGATGTGATAAACAAGGCGGGTCTGACCGATGTGTGCGTTGTTGTAACAAGGTATTTCGGAGGAATACTGCTGGGCGCCAACGGCTTGGTAAGGGCGTATTCTCAGGCTTGTTCGCTTGCGATTTCCGAAGCTGATATCCTGAATATGTACGAATGCTCGATGATCTCATTCTCCTGCGACTACAACCTCTACGGCAAGATAAAGTATATCCTGCCCGATCATGAAGTTATCACTCAGCGTGAAGACTTCGCCGATACCGTCGATATGGAGCTCCTTGTAAAGACCGAGCTTTGCGACGCATTTCTGAAAAAGCTGACAGACATTTCAAACGGTCAGCTGAAATATGAGATACAAGAGGGACTGTGGGCGGATTTCTCCGTAAATAACCGTTGA
- the rpmE gene encoding 50S ribosomal protein L31 yields MREGIHPNYVETTITCACGNVIKTRSTKENIKVEICSKCHPFFTGKQKLVDSGGRVDRFKKRFNLG; encoded by the coding sequence ATGAGAGAAGGTATTCACCCTAACTATGTCGAGACTACAATTACTTGTGCTTGCGGCAACGTTATAAAGACCAGATCCACCAAGGAGAACATCAAGGTCGAGATCTGCTCCAAGTGCCACCCTTTCTTCACTGGTAAGCAGAAGCTGGTTGACAGCGGCGGACGTGTTGACAGATTCAAGAAGAGATTCAATCTCGGCTAA